CTCGGCGTAGTGGCAGGCCACCTGGCGATTATCCAGTTCCCTCAACAACGGCTCTTCCTTGCTGCAACGCTCGGTCGCGTACGGGCAGCGCTTGTGGAAGGCGCAGCCTGATGGCGGGTTGAGCGGGTTAGGCAGTTCGCCGACGATCTTGATTTTCGGCTTGTTCGGGTCCGGGTGAATGGTCGGGGTCGCCGACAGCAGCGCTTGGGTGTACGGATGCAGCGGGCGCTCGTAGATGTCGTTCTTCGGGCCCAGTTCCACCGGGCGGCCGAGGTACATCACCATCACGTCATCGGCCACGTGCTGCACCACCGCGAGGTTGTGCGAGATGAACACGTAGGCGGTGTTGAACTCCTGCTGCAGGTCCATGAACAGGTTGAGCACCTGGGCCTGGATCGACACGTCCAGCGCCGAGGTCGGTTCGTCCGCCACCAGCACTTTCGGTTGCAGCATCATCGCCCGCGCGAGGGCGATACGCTGGCGCTGACCACCGGAGAACATGTGCGGATAGCGCTGGTAATGCTCGGGACGCAAGCCGACCTGCTTCATCATCGCCTGGACTTTCTCGCGACGTTCAGTGGCCGACAGCTTGGTGTTGATCAGCAGCGGCTCGGCCAGTTGATCACCGATTTTCTGCCGGGGATTCAATGACGCATACGGGCTCTGGAACACCATCTGCACGTCTTTGCGCAGTTGCTTGCGCTCAGCCTTGTCGGCGCCGGCAACTTCCTGGCCGGCGATCTGCAGCGAGCCCGACGACGGCTCTTCAATCAGCGTCAGGGCGCGGGCGAGGGTGGATTTGCCGCAGCCCGACTCACCCACCACGGCGAGGGTCTTGCCGGCTTCCAGTTCGAACGACACGCCGTTGAGCGCGCGCACGGTGGCGTGGCCCTTGAACAGGCCACGGGAGACTTCATAGTGACGGGTCAGGTCGCGGGCGGTAAGTACGACGGCCATTACGCCACCTCCTGATTCAGCGGGTAGAAGCAGCGGGCGAGGCTGTTGGCTTTCGGATCGAGGCCCGGACGCTGGGTACGGCAGTTGTCCTGCACGTACGGGCAGCGCGGCGACAACAGGCAACCCTGCGGACGGTCGTAGCGGCCCGGGACGATGCCCGGCAGGGTCGACAGACGTGTGGCGCCGAGGCTGTGCTCGGGAATCGCCTTGAGCAGCGCTTCGCTGTACGGGTGCGCCGGGATATCGAACAGTTGCGGCACCTGACCGACTTCTACGGCCTGGCCTGCGTACATTACGCAGACACGCTGTGCGGTTTCCGCAACGACCGCGAGGTCGTGGGTGATCAGCACCAGACCCATGTTCTGCTCTTTCTGCAACGCCAGCAGCAGATCCATGATCTGCGCCTGAATCGTCACGTCGAGGGCCGTGGTCGGTTCGTCGGCGATCAGCAATTTCGGCTCGCCGGCAATCGCCATGGCGATCGCGACGCGCTGGCTCATACCGCCAGACAGTTGATGCGGGTAGGCGTCCATACGGCTGGCGGCGCCCGGGATTTCAACTTTTTCCAGCAGTTCGATGGCACGCTTGCGCGCTTGCTTGCCGGACATTTTCAGGTGCAGGCGCAGCACTTCTTCGATCTGGAAACCGACGGTGTAGCTCGGGTTCAGCGCGGTCATCGGGTCCTGGAAAACCATCGACAGGTCTTTGCCGACGATCTGCCGACGCTGACGATTGCTCAGCTTGAGCATGTCCTTGCCGTCGAAACTGAGCGAGTCAGCGGTGACGATGCCGGGATGCTCGATCAGGCCCATCAGCGCCATCATGGTCACGGATTTACCCGAACCCGACTCGCCAACGATGGCCAGTACTTCGCCTTTGTCGACCTTGAGGTCGAGGCCGTCGACCACCGGCGTGGCGGTCTTGTCGCCGAAGCGGACGTTGAGATTCTTGATTTCTAGCAGTGACATTTGAATCTCCTCAGGCGGCGTTCTTGAGTTTCGGGTCCAGCGCATCGCGCAGGCCGTCGCCCATCAAGTTGATTGCCAGCACGCTGAGCAAAATGGTCAGGCCAGGCAGACTTACCACCCACCAGGCGCGTTCGATGTAGTCGCGGGCCGAAGCCAGCATGGTGCCCCACTCAGGGGTTGGCGGTTGTACGCCGAGGCCGAGGAAGCCCAGTGCGGCGGCATCGAGAATCGCCGAAGAAAAGCTCAGGGTCGCCTGCACGATCAGCGGCGCCATGCAGTTGGGCAGCACGGTGATGAACATCAGACGCGGCAGACCGGCTCCGGCCAGACGCGCGGCGGTAACGTAGTCGCGGTTCAGTTCGCCCATCACGGCGGCACGTGTCAGACGCACGTAGGACGGCAGGGAAACCACGGCAATCGCGATCACGGTGTTGATCAGGCCAGGGCCGAGGATGGCCACGATCGCCACGGCCAGCAGCAGCGACGGCAGGGCCAGCATGATGTCCATCAGACGCATGATGGTCGGGCCGACCACTTTCGGGAAGAAACCGGCGAACAGACCCAGCAGGATCCCCGGAATCAACGACATCACCACCGACGACAAGCCGATCAGCAGCGACAGGCGCGAACCCTGGATCAGACGCGACAGCAGGTCACGACCAAGTTCGTCGGTGCCGAGCAGGAACTGCATTTGCCCGCCTTCCAGCCACGCCGGTGGCGTCAGCAGGAAGTCACGGTATTGCTCGCTCGGGTTATGCGGCGCGACCCACGGCGCGAAGATCGCGCAGAAAATGATCAGCAGCATGAACAGCAGGCCGGCAACCGCGCCCTTGTTTTTCGAGAACGCTTGCCAGAATTCTTTGTACGGCGAGGGGTACAGCAGGCTTTGATCCACGGCGGACGTGGCGGTGGCTACTGAGGAAGTTGGAGTGCTCATGGGTATTGACCTCAGCGCTGATGACGGATGCGTGGGTTGGCAAAGCCGTAGAGGATGTCCACCACGAAGTTGACCAGAATCACCAGGCAGGCGATTAACAGGATGCCGTTTTGCACCACCGGGTAGTCCCGGGCGCCGATGGCTTCGATCAGCCATTTACCGATGCCGGGCCAGGAGAAGATGGTTTCGGTCAGGACCGCACCGGCCAGCAACGTGCCGACTTGCAGGCCGACCACGGTCAGCACCGGAATCAGTGCGTTACGCAGACCATGCACGAACACCACGCGCGACGGCGACAGGCCTTTGGCCTTGGCGGTGCGGATGTAATCCTCGCGCAGCACTTCGAGCATCGACGAACGGGTCATCCGCGCGATCACCGCCAGCGGAATGGTGCCAAGGACGATGGCCGGCAGGATCAGGTGATGCAGGGCGTCGAAGAACGCGCCGACGTCATCGGCCAGCAGCGTGTCGATCAGCATGAAGCCGGTGCGCGGCTCGATGTCATACAGCAGGTCGATGCGCCCGGAAACCGGAGTCCAGCCCAGGCTCACCGAGAAGAACATGATCAGGATCAGGCCCCACCAGAAGATCGGCATCGAATACCCCGCCAGGGAGATGCCCATCACCCCGTGGTCGAACAGCGATCCTCGTTTGAGTGCCGCGATCACCCCGGCCAAGAGCCCCAGGATGCCAGCGAACAGCAGGGCGGCCATGGACAGTTCCAGGGTCGCCGGGAAAAGAGAGGTGAACTCGGTCCACACACTTTCACGGGTTCGCAACGACTCACCGAGATCGCCCTGGGCCAATTTGCCGATGTAGTCCAGATACTGGGCATACAGCGGCTTGTTCAGCCCCAGGCGTTCCATTGCCTGAGCGTGCATTTCGGGGTCGACCCGACGTTCGCCCATCATCACTTCCACGGGGTCGCCCGGAATCATGCGAATCAACGCGAAAGTCAGCAAGGTGATGCCGAAAAACGTGGGGATCAACAACCCCAGTCGGCGGGCAATAAAACTAAACATCTTGTGTGGTACCTCATCAGCCGGTTAGGCGTGTCCGGCGTCCCTCAGGTCAGGGACGCCGGGCGTTTCTTATCTACTTCACCTGGGTGGTGGCGAAGTTATTAGTGGTGAGAGGGCTGATGTGGTAGCCCTCTACATTTTTGCGCATTGCAGTGAACATCCGAGTATGGGCCATGCTGATCCATGGCTGGTCCTGATTAAACAGCACTTGAGCCTGTTCGTAGAGCGCGGCGCGTTCGGCCGGATCTACTTTAGCCCGTGCTTCATCCAGCAGTGCCTGGAATTTTTCGTTGCACCAGCGTGCGTAGTTTTCGCCGTTCTTGGCGGCCTCGCAACTGAGCATAGGCGTCAGGAAGTTATCCGGGTCGCCGTTGTCGCCCGCCCATCCGGCCGAGACCATGTCGTGCTCGCCGGCTTTGGCGCGCTTGAGCATCTCGCCCCATTCCATCACGCGGATGTCGATCTTGATCCCGACTTTCGCCAGGTCAGCCTGCATCATCTGCGCGCCGAGCATCGGGTTGGGGTTGGTCGGACCGCCGCCGTTACGGGTGAACAGGGTAAACGTGGTGCCTTCCGGAACCCCGGCTTCCTTGAGCAGCTTGCGCGCTGCGTCGAGGTCGCGTGGCGGGTTCTTCAGGTCATGGTTGTAACCGAGCAGGGTCGGCGGGTACGGGTTGACCGCCACCGACGCGTTGCCCTTGCCGAACAACGCGTTGACGTAGGCTTCCTTGTCGAACGCGATGTCGATGGCTTTGCGCACGCGCACGTCGCTCATGTACTTGTGCTGGGTGTTCATGGCGATGTACGAAACGGTCATCGCGTCCAGCTCGTCGACTTTCAGGTTGCTGTCTTTCTTGATGCTCGGAATGTCATCCGGTTTCGGATACAAGGCGACCTGGCATTCGTTGGCCTTGAGCTTCTGCAGGCGCACGTTGTTGTCGGTGGCGATTGCCAGGATCAACGCGTCGGCCGGTGGCTTGCCACGGAAATAATCCGGGTTGGCCTTGAAGCGTACCTGGGCATCCTTGGCGTAGCGCTGGAAGATGAACGGGCCGGTGCCGATCGGCTTGTTGTTGAGATCGCCGGCCTTGTTGGCCTTGAGCAACTGGTCGGCGTATTCGGCCGGGTAGATCGACGAGAAGGCCATGGCGATGTCGGCGAGGAACGGCGCTTCGCGGCGGGTCAGGGTGAACCTGACCGTGTTGTCGTCGACTTTCTCGACGCTTTTCAGCAGTTCCTTGAAGCCCATGCTTTCAAAGTACGGGAAGCCCACGCTCGACAGTTTGTGCCACGGGTGATTCGGGTCCAGCTGGCGCTGGAAGCTCCAGACCACGTCGTCGGCGTTCATGTCGCGGGTCGGCTTGAAATATTCGGTGGTGTGAAACTTGACGCCTTTGCGCAGGTGGAACGTGTAGCTCAGGCCGTCTTCGCTGATGTCCCAGGACTCGGCGAGCGCCGGGATCACTTCGGTGGTGCCGGGCTTGAAATCGGCGAGCCGGTTGAAGATGGTTTCGGCCACAGCGTCCGCCGTGACTGCAGTTGTGTACTGGACCATATCGAAGCCTTCCGGGCTGGCTTCGGTGCAGACCACCAAGGGTTTGGCCGAGGCGCCGACAGCGACACTCAGCAACGCAGCCGCGATGGCCGCACGTAGGGGAAGCATTTTCATCGATAACCCTCTGCAATCGGTTGAAGACAGAAAACCGAACGGCCGACTCATCATGAGTCAGCCGTCGGTTGCGTTTTTACAGAATGTTGAACGGGATGGTGGTCACGAGACGGAACTCGTTGATGCTGCCGTCAGCCTGGTTTTCGCTGGCACGGTGCGCGGTGTAGGTGCCGCGAATCGTCGTGGCTTTGAGCGGACCGCTTTGGACTGCATAGGCTGCACCGACGCCGTATTCATAGTGGTGCTCGCCGTCCATCGCCTGCACGCCATCGTAGCCGCCACCCTTGTAGTGAGTGCCGTCGATGCCCCAGCCGCGTGCCTGGTAGATGTTGAATTTCAGGCCCGGCACGCCGTATTCGGCCATGTTGATGCCGTAGGAAACCTGGAAGGATTTCTCGTTCGGGCCGTTGAAGTCCGAGAGCAGGGAGTTGGCCAGGTAGATACCGTTGGTTTCGTGCAGGTAATCGAAGTACTCGTTACCGTTCACTTCCTGATAGGAGAAGGTTACGGTGTGCGCCTGATGCGTCAGGCCGAACGACAGCGAGTAGGTGTCGTTGTCGATGTCACCGAGCAGTTTTTTGCCTTCGTCGACCGTCTTGTAGTAGTTCAGGCCGGTGGTCAGGCTCAGGATCGAGCTGTCGCCCAACACATGGGTGGCGCCGAAGTAGTACTGGTTCCACAGGTCTTCGGCCTGAGTGCCCCACAGGCTGGTGGTCAGGCTGGCGAACGGCTGGTAGGAAATACCGGCAGTGTTGACGTGATCGGCTTCGGCGTTGATGTCGCCGTATTCGGAGCGGAATTTGCTCAGGCTTTCTTCGGTACGCGGCGAAACGCGGTCGAAGGTCGCGAGGTCGAACGCCAGGTTGTTCAGCTCTTCGCTGTGGATCGCGATACCTTCGAAGCTCGATGGCAACGGACGGTTACCGATCACATCGACTTGCGGGCTGCTGAAGTTCATGCGGCCGGCGGTCAGGGTGGTGTTGGAGATGCGCGCCTTGACGTTGGCCAGGCCCAGCTTGCTCCACTGACCTACCGCATCACCGCCTTCACGGGTCAGGGTACGGTTGTTGCCCGCGCCTGGGCGGGTGCCCGGAGCGCCGCCGTTGTTCGCGGCGAGGTTCTCGCGGTCGCGCTCAAGAGCGATTGCGTTGTAGGCAGCCACTTCGGTGCTGAAGCCGACAGTACCTTCGGTGAAGCCCGAGTTGTACTTGATGATCGTGCCTTGCACCCAGTTGATCCGGCGATCGGTTTCGGTGGACTGGCCGTTCTTGCGGTAAGCGAACTTGCCGCCACGCTTGAGTTGTTCGTTGGCGTACCAGTTACGGGTCGAACCGCTGATCGATTGCCCTTCGACGAAGCCGGTGGCTTCGGCCTGGGCGCTCTTCTCGTTGACCGTTACCGGCGTAAATGCCTGGCTCTGGGTTTCCGCATAAGCCGTGGCGGTGATGCTGCTGATGGCCAAGGCCAGT
This genomic interval from Pseudomonas koreensis contains the following:
- a CDS encoding ABC transporter substrate-binding protein, which translates into the protein MKMLPLRAAIAAALLSVAVGASAKPLVVCTEASPEGFDMVQYTTAVTADAVAETIFNRLADFKPGTTEVIPALAESWDISEDGLSYTFHLRKGVKFHTTEYFKPTRDMNADDVVWSFQRQLDPNHPWHKLSSVGFPYFESMGFKELLKSVEKVDDNTVRFTLTRREAPFLADIAMAFSSIYPAEYADQLLKANKAGDLNNKPIGTGPFIFQRYAKDAQVRFKANPDYFRGKPPADALILAIATDNNVRLQKLKANECQVALYPKPDDIPSIKKDSNLKVDELDAMTVSYIAMNTQHKYMSDVRVRKAIDIAFDKEAYVNALFGKGNASVAVNPYPPTLLGYNHDLKNPPRDLDAARKLLKEAGVPEGTTFTLFTRNGGGPTNPNPMLGAQMMQADLAKVGIKIDIRVMEWGEMLKRAKAGEHDMVSAGWAGDNGDPDNFLTPMLSCEAAKNGENYARWCNEKFQALLDEARAKVDPAERAALYEQAQVLFNQDQPWISMAHTRMFTAMRKNVEGYHISPLTTNNFATTQVK
- a CDS encoding ABC transporter ATP-binding protein, with product MSLLEIKNLNVRFGDKTATPVVDGLDLKVDKGEVLAIVGESGSGKSVTMMALMGLIEHPGIVTADSLSFDGKDMLKLSNRQRRQIVGKDLSMVFQDPMTALNPSYTVGFQIEEVLRLHLKMSGKQARKRAIELLEKVEIPGAASRMDAYPHQLSGGMSQRVAIAMAIAGEPKLLIADEPTTALDVTIQAQIMDLLLALQKEQNMGLVLITHDLAVVAETAQRVCVMYAGQAVEVGQVPQLFDIPAHPYSEALLKAIPEHSLGATRLSTLPGIVPGRYDRPQGCLLSPRCPYVQDNCRTQRPGLDPKANSLARCFYPLNQEVA
- a CDS encoding ABC transporter permease subunit gives rise to the protein MSTPTSSVATATSAVDQSLLYPSPYKEFWQAFSKNKGAVAGLLFMLLIIFCAIFAPWVAPHNPSEQYRDFLLTPPAWLEGGQMQFLLGTDELGRDLLSRLIQGSRLSLLIGLSSVVMSLIPGILLGLFAGFFPKVVGPTIMRLMDIMLALPSLLLAVAIVAILGPGLINTVIAIAVVSLPSYVRLTRAAVMGELNRDYVTAARLAGAGLPRLMFITVLPNCMAPLIVQATLSFSSAILDAAALGFLGLGVQPPTPEWGTMLASARDYIERAWWVVSLPGLTILLSVLAINLMGDGLRDALDPKLKNAA
- a CDS encoding ABC transporter permease subunit translates to MFSFIARRLGLLIPTFFGITLLTFALIRMIPGDPVEVMMGERRVDPEMHAQAMERLGLNKPLYAQYLDYIGKLAQGDLGESLRTRESVWTEFTSLFPATLELSMAALLFAGILGLLAGVIAALKRGSLFDHGVMGISLAGYSMPIFWWGLILIMFFSVSLGWTPVSGRIDLLYDIEPRTGFMLIDTLLADDVGAFFDALHHLILPAIVLGTIPLAVIARMTRSSMLEVLREDYIRTAKAKGLSPSRVVFVHGLRNALIPVLTVVGLQVGTLLAGAVLTETIFSWPGIGKWLIEAIGARDYPVVQNGILLIACLVILVNFVVDILYGFANPRIRHQR
- a CDS encoding peptide ABC transporter ATP-binding protein, translated to MAVVLTARDLTRHYEVSRGLFKGHATVRALNGVSFELEAGKTLAVVGESGCGKSTLARALTLIEEPSSGSLQIAGQEVAGADKAERKQLRKDVQMVFQSPYASLNPRQKIGDQLAEPLLINTKLSATERREKVQAMMKQVGLRPEHYQRYPHMFSGGQRQRIALARAMMLQPKVLVADEPTSALDVSIQAQVLNLFMDLQQEFNTAYVFISHNLAVVQHVADDVMVMYLGRPVELGPKNDIYERPLHPYTQALLSATPTIHPDPNKPKIKIVGELPNPLNPPSGCAFHKRCPYATERCSKEEPLLRELDNRQVACHYAEQFLDGAA
- a CDS encoding OprD family porin, with translation MKLSSTAILALAISSITATAYAETQSQAFTPVTVNEKSAQAEATGFVEGQSISGSTRNWYANEQLKRGGKFAYRKNGQSTETDRRINWVQGTIIKYNSGFTEGTVGFSTEVAAYNAIALERDRENLAANNGGAPGTRPGAGNNRTLTREGGDAVGQWSKLGLANVKARISNTTLTAGRMNFSSPQVDVIGNRPLPSSFEGIAIHSEELNNLAFDLATFDRVSPRTEESLSKFRSEYGDINAEADHVNTAGISYQPFASLTTSLWGTQAEDLWNQYYFGATHVLGDSSILSLTTGLNYYKTVDEGKKLLGDIDNDTYSLSFGLTHQAHTVTFSYQEVNGNEYFDYLHETNGIYLANSLLSDFNGPNEKSFQVSYGINMAEYGVPGLKFNIYQARGWGIDGTHYKGGGYDGVQAMDGEHHYEYGVGAAYAVQSGPLKATTIRGTYTAHRASENQADGSINEFRLVTTIPFNIL